One Desulfobulbus propionicus DSM 2032 DNA segment encodes these proteins:
- a CDS encoding substrate-binding periplasmic protein produces MATVDLKWMPASTSIEGTPQPADKKKNNAPPQEETTSHHEATQRQSLSEGEDEMKPVFLVLLGWCAWAMQVTAAVAAGPGDLEGIRKEGELRHLGVPYSRFVFGNGPTGASVDLMRAFARHLGVEYVFVPTSWERMIPDLIGRDLVPANGTVRMGAAVPVRGDVLLSGVTMLPWRRQVIAFSQPTIRTQVWLLTAVDHPLTPIRPTGDTNRDIALTRAKVRNLPILGIRDTCFDPTLYGLDRSGAHPRFFSGSASDLVAAMLQGKAEAVLQDAPDVLVDLEKWSGRLKVIGPVSSLQNMGAGFRREDRALRAAFDRFLVQLQESGELSTIIRRYYPKGVDLNTVN; encoded by the coding sequence ATGGCAACGGTCGATCTGAAATGGATGCCCGCCTCGACGTCGATTGAAGGGACACCACAGCCTGCAGACAAAAAGAAGAACAATGCGCCACCGCAAGAAGAAACCACTAGCCACCATGAGGCAACACAACGACAATCCTTGAGCGAAGGGGAGGATGAGATGAAGCCTGTTTTTTTGGTTCTCCTCGGTTGGTGTGCATGGGCGATGCAGGTGACCGCCGCGGTCGCCGCCGGTCCCGGCGACCTGGAAGGCATCCGCAAGGAGGGGGAGCTGCGCCACTTGGGGGTGCCGTACTCCCGATTTGTCTTCGGCAATGGGCCGACCGGGGCGTCGGTCGACCTCATGCGGGCCTTCGCCCGTCATCTTGGGGTCGAATACGTCTTTGTGCCGACCAGTTGGGAGCGAATGATCCCGGATCTTATCGGCCGCGACCTGGTGCCGGCCAACGGCACGGTGCGAATGGGGGCGGCCGTGCCGGTCCGCGGTGATGTCCTGCTCTCTGGGGTGACCATGCTGCCCTGGCGGCGGCAGGTGATCGCTTTTTCGCAGCCAACGATCAGAACCCAGGTCTGGCTGCTGACCGCGGTCGACCATCCGCTCACGCCGATCCGGCCGACAGGAGACACCAACCGTGACATCGCCCTGACCAGGGCGAAGGTGCGGAACCTGCCCATCCTCGGCATCCGTGACACCTGCTTCGATCCAACCCTCTACGGGCTGGACCGGAGCGGTGCTCACCCGCGCTTTTTTTCCGGTTCAGCGAGCGACCTGGTGGCAGCGATGCTGCAAGGCAAGGCGGAGGCTGTACTGCAGGATGCGCCCGACGTCTTGGTCGATTTGGAGAAATGGTCTGGAAGGCTGAAGGTTATCGGCCCGGTTTCATCGTTGCAGAACATGGGTGCTGGGTTTCGTCGGGAAGATAGGGCATTGCGGGCAGCGTTCGACAGGTTTCTGGTCCAGTTGCAGGAGAGCGGAGAACTGTCGACAATTATCCGTAGGTATTACCCTAAAGGCGTTGACCTTAATACAGTGAATTGA
- a CDS encoding EAL domain-containing protein codes for MTNGQYPPHATGAPAQATPPRPLPGQEAAGARLLAQALDRTTAGIIITDADGVVQYANQRQCEQSGYALDEILGHNTSLFQSGNTPIEVYQHLWTTIKGGREWQGKLLNRRKNGELYWEFNYISPMLDDRGQPLGYFALKREVLHGQDTVSGEDGLPRSIDPLTGLLNRPTFHDRVDQAIRRRLEGSGATNTTLIVAYLDIDRFHTFNEVIGHTLADSLMVEVANRIGQAVRRDDILARLGGDEFAVLFEHARDEASYTTLINRILQQIRQPVVTPQCELVVTASIGIACYPRDGDDTVSLLNNARTAMRLAKQEGGDNYCFFQPLNKPVTIDQLDMASQLRFAVERNELVLHYQPQISLISGEIVGVEALVRWNRPNSGMVPPGVFIPIAEETGLIVGIGEWVLQQAIAQILAWQREGLPPVKVAVNLAANHFHNPLLPGLIDRLLDESGIEPHLLELELTESTMMRNVVRVKQIVDQLKIRGVCLSLDDFGTGHSSLAYLSQFPIDLLKIDRSFVTDVTTNPTNASIVAATVAMTHKLGKNVIAEGVETEAQLAFLRRLHCDQMQGFLFSRPRPAEEIGVMLREGQRWQFKVEEAGQKHLLLVDDDPLVVRGLRRVFYRSGYQVHTATSGEEALEIMATIPVQVIISDQLMPGMTGIQLLGRVKRIHPDAVRIILSGYAELGTVTEAINHGEVWKYLMKPWSDDLLRQVVQQAFRHWEKGD; via the coding sequence ATGACCAACGGTCAGTACCCCCCCCACGCGACCGGCGCTCCCGCCCAGGCAACCCCGCCCCGCCCCCTTCCCGGCCAGGAGGCGGCCGGGGCCAGGCTTCTGGCCCAGGCGCTCGACCGGACCACGGCGGGCATCATCATCACCGATGCCGACGGCGTGGTGCAGTACGCCAACCAGCGCCAGTGCGAGCAGAGTGGCTACGCCTTGGACGAAATCCTCGGCCACAACACCAGCCTGTTCCAGTCCGGAAACACCCCGATCGAGGTCTACCAGCATCTGTGGACCACCATCAAGGGTGGCCGGGAATGGCAGGGCAAGCTGCTCAACCGGCGCAAGAACGGCGAATTATATTGGGAGTTCAACTATATATCGCCAATGCTCGACGATCGGGGGCAGCCGCTTGGCTATTTCGCCCTCAAGCGAGAGGTACTGCACGGACAGGACACGGTTAGCGGCGAGGACGGCCTGCCCCGCAGCATCGATCCCCTGACCGGGCTGCTCAACCGCCCGACGTTTCATGACCGGGTGGACCAGGCGATCAGGCGCAGGCTCGAAGGGTCCGGCGCCACGAACACCACCCTGATCGTCGCCTACCTGGACATCGACCGCTTCCACACCTTCAACGAGGTGATCGGCCACACCCTCGCCGACAGCCTGATGGTGGAAGTCGCCAACCGTATCGGCCAGGCCGTGCGGCGCGATGACATCTTGGCGCGCCTCGGCGGCGACGAGTTTGCCGTCCTGTTCGAGCACGCCCGGGACGAGGCGAGCTACACCACGCTGATCAACCGCATCCTCCAACAGATCCGGCAGCCGGTTGTCACGCCGCAGTGCGAACTGGTGGTCACCGCCAGTATCGGCATCGCCTGTTACCCTCGCGACGGCGACGACACCGTTAGCCTGCTCAACAACGCCCGCACCGCGATGCGTCTCGCCAAGCAGGAAGGCGGCGACAATTACTGCTTTTTCCAGCCGTTGAACAAGCCGGTCACCATCGACCAGCTGGATATGGCGAGCCAGTTGCGGTTCGCGGTGGAACGCAACGAACTCGTGCTCCACTACCAGCCGCAGATCAGCCTGATCTCCGGTGAAATTGTCGGGGTGGAGGCGCTGGTCCGGTGGAACCGGCCAAATTCTGGCATGGTGCCTCCCGGGGTCTTCATTCCCATCGCGGAGGAGACCGGCCTGATCGTCGGCATCGGCGAGTGGGTGCTGCAGCAGGCGATCGCCCAGATCCTCGCCTGGCAGAGGGAGGGGCTGCCGCCGGTGAAGGTGGCGGTCAACCTGGCGGCGAACCACTTCCACAATCCCTTGCTCCCCGGCCTGATCGACCGGCTGCTTGACGAAAGCGGCATCGAGCCGCACCTGCTCGAGCTGGAATTGACCGAGAGCACCATGATGCGCAACGTCGTCCGGGTCAAACAGATCGTGGATCAGCTCAAGATCAGGGGCGTCTGCTTGTCGCTGGACGATTTCGGCACCGGCCACTCGTCCCTGGCCTACCTGAGCCAATTCCCCATCGACCTGCTGAAAATCGACCGTTCGTTCGTGACCGATGTTACCACCAACCCGACCAACGCCTCGATCGTCGCCGCCACCGTGGCCATGACCCACAAGCTGGGCAAGAACGTCATCGCCGAGGGGGTGGAGACTGAGGCACAGCTGGCCTTTCTCCGTCGCCTGCACTGTGACCAAATGCAGGGGTTCCTGTTCAGCCGGCCGCGGCCGGCGGAGGAGATCGGGGTCATGCTCCGCGAGGGGCAACGCTGGCAGTTCAAGGTGGAGGAGGCTGGGCAGAAGCATCTGCTCCTGGTGGACGACGATCCGCTGGTGGTGCGCGGGCTGAGGCGGGTGTTCTACCGTTCCGGCTACCAGGTGCACACAGCCACCAGCGGTGAAGAGGCCCTGGAAATCATGGCCACCATCCCCGTGCAGGTGATCATCTCCGACCAGTTGATGCCGGGTATGACCGGTATCCAACTGCTCGGCCGGGTGAAAAGAATCCACCCGGACGCGGTCCGCATCATCCTCAGCGGCTACGCGGAACTCGGCACGGTCACCGAGGCCATCAACCACGGCGAGGTGTGGAAGTACCTGATGAAACCCTGGTCGGACGATCTCCTGCGTCAGGTGGTTCAGCAGGCCTTCCGCCACTGGGAAAAAGGGGATTGA
- a CDS encoding PAS domain-containing sensor histidine kinase, protein MTKEYGLKAGADAVTRYFDEVISGKGKDRHFSALVLYDRQGQVIAQAGPSFPLDRNELAAGEVGFQVQSDEALGDYLLLTASVTVAGEAVGALVGVISLESWFTHLFASDQASPPLPNLDLVLLVGPTRIHPATVHEAIKKPARSLVEEARATAQPAFASILEDEAGSTLVFVLNHSPYSDLNLVRVMEADLVGLGSDGYTRHVFIGVFFALTVLFFLLALRLYYRSIFLAAEVTATQQANALVTSKNEQLVREMAEKKRIREALASRESLLSGLINTTPDLIFYTDSDAAVLGSNASFNQFFAITDANATGSDQRAITRFFSFINEHRQAVLVDRKTVSLEEWVRNTAGEEQLFDCLITPFIKEDEERPGLLGVFRDVTDNRRLALEVQRQEEQFKLILEGVNIGVWRVCVDTGEVQVSKAGELLGFAPEKLEHLTIETFLDLIHPAEQSGLHRLLLDCLEGESNFLEHEFRMRHQDGCWTWVFAKGRMFSQNELRQGRWFVAILVDISSRISAEQELQAMNNLLEERIAQRTEELNKVYAQLMQQEKMVALGQLAAGISHELNNPVNFIQINFATLQGYFTDFMELYRLYRESLEGLDTREHSPVRRALDKREQEIQLREILLDIPLLFDETERGFDRVAHIIGSMRNFSRQNKETVLEEVDINECIQDTITLAYSLYKYEADVLTRLYKYEADVLTRLGQLPRIQGVGELLNQVFLNLIVNAAQAIRDSETRDRGRIVIETWSDADNVHCTVKDDGPGITEEHLPRLFEPFFTTKEPGNGTGLGLSVSYDIVVNKHNGSLVAGNQVKGGAVFTVSLPLRQPNLQ, encoded by the coding sequence ATGACCAAAGAATATGGTCTCAAGGCCGGGGCCGACGCAGTTACCAGGTACTTTGATGAGGTGATCTCTGGGAAAGGAAAAGATCGTCATTTTTCAGCGCTGGTCCTCTATGACCGCCAGGGACAGGTCATTGCCCAGGCCGGGCCATCGTTTCCCCTGGATAGAAACGAACTTGCCGCCGGCGAGGTTGGATTCCAGGTGCAAAGCGACGAGGCGTTGGGGGATTACCTGCTCCTGACCGCCAGTGTCACGGTGGCAGGGGAGGCCGTCGGCGCACTGGTCGGCGTCATCTCCCTGGAAAGCTGGTTCACGCACCTGTTCGCTTCTGATCAGGCGAGTCCTCCTCTACCAAACCTCGACTTGGTCTTGCTGGTCGGTCCGACGCGAATCCATCCAGCTACCGTCCACGAGGCGATCAAAAAACCTGCGCGCAGTTTGGTCGAAGAGGCCAGAGCCACGGCCCAGCCTGCTTTCGCCTCCATCCTGGAAGACGAGGCCGGCAGCACCCTGGTTTTCGTCCTCAACCATTCACCCTACAGTGACCTGAACCTTGTCCGGGTGATGGAAGCTGATCTCGTGGGCCTCGGTTCCGATGGATATACCCGGCATGTATTCATTGGTGTTTTTTTCGCTCTGACTGTGCTTTTCTTTCTCCTGGCCCTGCGCTTGTACTACAGATCGATTTTCCTCGCGGCGGAAGTGACCGCTACTCAGCAAGCGAATGCGCTCGTCACCAGCAAGAACGAACAACTTGTTCGGGAGATGGCGGAGAAAAAGCGAATCAGGGAGGCCCTGGCATCGAGGGAATCGCTGCTGTCTGGTCTCATCAACACAACGCCCGACCTGATTTTCTACACTGACAGCGATGCCGCTGTTCTTGGCTCCAATGCCTCTTTCAATCAGTTTTTTGCCATTACCGATGCCAACGCTACCGGGTCGGACCAACGCGCCATCACCCGGTTTTTTTCGTTCATCAATGAGCACAGGCAGGCTGTCTTGGTGGACAGGAAGACGGTGTCGTTGGAGGAGTGGGTACGGAACACTGCCGGTGAGGAACAGCTGTTCGATTGTCTGATCACCCCTTTCATAAAGGAAGACGAGGAACGCCCGGGCCTGTTGGGTGTTTTCCGCGATGTCACCGACAACCGTCGCCTGGCCCTGGAAGTGCAGCGCCAGGAAGAACAGTTTAAGCTCATCCTGGAGGGGGTCAATATCGGGGTATGGAGAGTGTGTGTGGACACGGGCGAGGTACAGGTGAGCAAGGCCGGGGAACTGCTCGGCTTTGCCCCGGAGAAACTCGAACATCTCACCATCGAAACCTTTCTTGACCTTATCCATCCGGCGGAACAGTCAGGCCTGCATCGGCTACTCCTCGACTGCCTTGAGGGCGAAAGCAATTTTCTGGAACACGAGTTCCGCATGCGCCACCAAGACGGTTGCTGGACCTGGGTCTTTGCGAAAGGACGGATGTTCAGCCAAAACGAGCTGCGTCAGGGGCGATGGTTCGTCGCCATACTCGTGGACATTTCCAGTAGAATATCGGCGGAACAGGAACTGCAGGCGATGAACAACTTGCTGGAAGAACGCATCGCCCAACGGACGGAAGAATTGAACAAGGTGTACGCCCAGCTGATGCAGCAGGAAAAGATGGTGGCCCTGGGGCAATTGGCCGCGGGTATTTCCCATGAACTCAACAACCCGGTCAATTTCATTCAGATCAATTTCGCCACGCTGCAGGGCTACTTCACGGATTTCATGGAACTGTACCGGTTGTACCGGGAGTCCTTGGAGGGCCTTGATACCAGGGAACACTCACCGGTACGTCGTGCGCTCGACAAAAGGGAACAGGAGATACAGTTGCGCGAGATCCTGCTCGACATTCCGCTCCTGTTCGACGAGACGGAAAGAGGCTTCGACCGTGTCGCCCACATCATCGGGTCGATGCGCAACTTCAGCCGACAGAACAAGGAAACGGTCTTAGAAGAGGTGGATATCAACGAGTGCATCCAGGACACCATCACCCTGGCATACAGCCTGTACAAGTATGAGGCGGACGTTCTCACCCGGCTGTACAAGTATGAGGCGGACGTTCTCACCCGGCTGGGGCAGCTACCACGCATCCAGGGCGTCGGCGAGTTGCTCAATCAAGTTTTTCTCAATCTGATAGTGAATGCCGCGCAGGCCATTCGCGACAGCGAGACCCGCGATCGGGGGCGGATTGTCATCGAAACATGGAGTGACGCTGACAATGTCCACTGCACGGTAAAGGATGACGGCCCGGGGATTACTGAGGAGCATCTGCCGCGGTTGTTCGAGCCGTTCTTCACGACCAAGGAGCCGGGAAACGGGACGGGCCTGGGCTTGAGCGTTTCCTATGACATTGTGGTGAACAAGCACAACGGCAGCCTGGTTGCCGGCAACCAGGTCAAAGGCGGCGCGGTGTTCACGGTCAGCCTGCCGCTGCGGCAGCCGAACCTGCAGTGA
- a CDS encoding PAS domain S-box protein, whose product MMKSNPDRDFLKKLTVLYVEDERETAEQFSRFLDRHVARLIPAANGEEGLQAFAANRPDIIITDIRMPIMDGITMIGEIRALDPSVPIVVMTAFGQAEYLLPCINLGVDKYVVKPLTGPSTLQALSECAHRLRVEAELVEALAEAHQREQQLSEKKQKLELLIAGAQLCAWSWQLETGYMEINDHCFLVLGYQPGELPSLQYIETWWDLAHPDDLPSVQAALDAHLVGETPFFDCQYRLRHKEGHWIWIHETAQVLQRDAAGSPLRVFGAFTEISGHKQAEVELARARREADTIIQQFLDSLIAVDTDLRLTRVNQATCSLLGYRQEDLLGQPVFVLFQEPEAKVRETFSLFQTEGDNERRNVELRYRAKDGASLPMSFNLSLLRNEEDGQPLGVVAGAKDISRLRFALEEVSRQNAYIEKLFEILPVGLVAVWPSHEIATTNPAFQEILNQWSARLQVSQKECSQLLIQSALAEWTSNRQCFMVRIEEQGQIGFFRIACARITGSDANGFFLTFVDVTEEKLAEEQRLLLSKAVEQGKDGVVITDSSYRIRYVNPAVLAASGYEAEEYLGKTPWDLREDLVEPASMNEIRQVLDRGETWSGTLEMWKKDGSIAEEEITTSAMRNEQGEISHFVTVKRDVTELRRLQQQLALAQKLESIGQLAAGVAHEINTPMQYIQNNLAFFEQSFADIERLLKEITKSADNTPSAKLTTLMQEVNLDFLLTEIPESLQEVKEGIRRVVRIISALREFSHPGDSVRVNIDINHALENAIIVSRNEWKYVAVLDTEFAEDLPLVFCYPDQLNQMFLNLLINAAHAIGRAREAEPERPGRILVSTRREADWVAVRIGDNGCGIPKKIRHRIFDPFFTTKEVGKGTGQGLAIAHSIVGNHNGQIDCTSIPGQGTEFTILLPLGPQTGTDEDGQGHPTRTQPVPGRTTPATSAGRQDTLPLAANRRS is encoded by the coding sequence ATGATGAAAAGCAACCCGGACAGGGACTTTCTGAAAAAATTGACCGTCCTCTACGTGGAGGATGAAAGGGAGACCGCCGAGCAGTTCAGCCGATTTCTCGACCGCCATGTAGCCCGATTGATACCGGCCGCCAACGGCGAGGAAGGCCTGCAAGCTTTCGCGGCAAACCGGCCGGACATCATCATCACCGACATCCGCATGCCGATCATGGACGGCATCACCATGATTGGCGAAATCCGCGCACTCGACCCGTCGGTGCCGATTGTGGTCATGACCGCCTTTGGTCAAGCCGAATACCTGTTGCCCTGCATCAACCTTGGGGTGGACAAGTACGTGGTCAAGCCACTGACCGGCCCGAGCACCCTCCAGGCGCTCAGCGAGTGCGCCCACCGGCTGCGGGTCGAAGCGGAGCTTGTCGAGGCGCTGGCTGAGGCGCACCAGCGGGAACAGCAGTTGAGCGAAAAAAAGCAAAAACTCGAACTGCTCATCGCGGGGGCCCAACTGTGCGCCTGGAGCTGGCAACTCGAGACTGGTTATATGGAAATCAACGATCACTGCTTTTTAGTGTTGGGATACCAACCCGGTGAACTGCCATCACTCCAGTACATCGAGACGTGGTGGGACCTGGCGCATCCGGACGACCTGCCCTCTGTTCAGGCAGCCCTGGATGCGCATCTGGTCGGCGAGACGCCTTTCTTTGATTGTCAGTATCGACTGCGTCACAAGGAGGGCCACTGGATCTGGATTCACGAAACTGCCCAGGTACTCCAACGGGATGCAGCGGGCTCGCCCCTGCGGGTCTTTGGGGCCTTCACGGAAATTTCCGGGCACAAGCAGGCCGAAGTGGAACTGGCCCGGGCAAGGCGGGAAGCGGACACCATTATCCAGCAGTTCCTCGACTCCCTCATCGCGGTCGACACCGACCTGCGCCTCACCCGGGTCAACCAGGCCACCTGCAGCCTGCTCGGCTACCGGCAGGAGGATCTGCTCGGCCAGCCGGTGTTCGTCCTCTTCCAGGAGCCGGAGGCGAAGGTGCGCGAGACGTTCTCCCTGTTCCAGACCGAGGGCGACAACGAACGCCGGAACGTTGAGCTGCGCTACCGAGCCAAGGACGGCGCAAGTCTGCCAATGTCGTTCAACCTCAGCCTGCTGCGGAACGAAGAAGACGGGCAACCCCTCGGGGTCGTCGCCGGCGCCAAGGACATTTCCCGCCTGCGCTTCGCCCTGGAAGAAGTTTCCCGACAGAATGCCTACATCGAAAAACTCTTCGAGATCTTACCCGTCGGGCTGGTTGCCGTATGGCCATCGCACGAGATTGCAACGACTAACCCGGCTTTCCAGGAAATTCTGAACCAGTGGTCCGCCCGGTTGCAAGTGTCACAAAAGGAATGCTCTCAGCTCCTCATTCAGAGCGCCCTGGCCGAGTGGACCAGCAACAGGCAATGCTTCATGGTACGAATAGAGGAGCAGGGGCAGATCGGTTTCTTCCGCATCGCGTGCGCTCGGATCACAGGCAGCGACGCCAATGGCTTCTTCCTCACCTTCGTCGACGTGACCGAGGAAAAACTGGCGGAAGAGCAGCGGCTGCTGCTCTCCAAAGCCGTCGAGCAGGGCAAGGACGGGGTAGTCATCACCGACAGCTCCTACCGCATCCGCTATGTCAACCCGGCCGTCCTGGCCGCCAGCGGCTACGAGGCCGAGGAATATCTCGGCAAGACGCCCTGGGACCTCCGCGAGGATCTGGTCGAACCAGCGTCCATGAACGAGATCCGCCAGGTTCTGGACAGGGGCGAGACATGGTCTGGGACACTGGAGATGTGGAAGAAGGACGGCAGCATCGCTGAGGAGGAGATCACCACCTCAGCGATGCGCAACGAGCAGGGCGAAATCAGTCACTTCGTGACCGTGAAAAGGGACGTCACGGAGCTTCGGCGCCTGCAACAGCAGCTGGCCCTGGCCCAGAAACTGGAGTCCATCGGCCAGTTGGCGGCTGGGGTTGCCCACGAAATCAACACGCCGATGCAGTACATCCAGAACAACCTGGCCTTTTTCGAGCAGTCCTTCGCCGATATCGAGAGACTCCTCAAGGAAATCACCAAATCAGCAGACAACACTCCGTCGGCCAAGCTGACCACCCTCATGCAGGAGGTCAACCTGGATTTCCTGCTCACGGAAATCCCGGAAAGCCTCCAGGAGGTCAAGGAAGGGATCAGACGGGTGGTGCGTATCATCAGCGCCCTGCGCGAATTCAGCCACCCCGGGGACAGTGTGCGGGTCAACATCGACATCAACCACGCCCTGGAAAACGCGATCATCGTCAGTCGCAACGAGTGGAAATACGTGGCCGTCCTGGACACCGAATTCGCCGAAGATCTGCCGCTGGTTTTCTGTTATCCGGACCAGCTCAACCAGATGTTTCTCAACCTGCTCATCAACGCCGCCCATGCCATAGGCAGGGCCAGGGAGGCCGAGCCGGAGCGACCGGGCCGTATCCTTGTGAGCACCCGGCGCGAGGCGGATTGGGTCGCAGTCCGCATTGGCGACAACGGCTGCGGCATCCCGAAAAAAATTCGCCACCGCATCTTCGACCCCTTCTTTACCACCAAGGAAGTCGGCAAGGGAACCGGCCAGGGCTTGGCCATCGCCCACAGCATCGTCGGTAATCACAACGGGCAGATCGACTGCACCTCCATTCCGGGACAAGGCACGGAGTTCACCATCCTCCTGCCGCTCGGCCCGCAGACGGGGACAGACGAGGACGGCCAGGGGCACCCGACCCGGACGCAACCGGTCCCCGGCAGGACCACGCCCGCGACTTCCGCCGGAAGACAGGATACCCTTCCCCTAGCAGCCAACAGACGCTCATGA
- a CDS encoding sigma-54-dependent transcriptional regulator produces the protein MIAEAKEAFTILVVDDEISILNSLKRLFRKTGYRILLAEDGRKGLELLESTQVDLMLLDLKMPGMDGFEVLERALECRPALKIIIQTGHGGVQEAVKAVQKGALDFLVKGEALDVLNNRIRQVYEHWQLEQENLALRRKDAEQFEFDRLIGESPPMVQLKKLITRVAPTDSTVLIQGETGTGKELIAQALHHHSERRDKPFVAIDCASISESVLESELFGHERGAFTGADAPFQGVIRSADKGTLFLDEIGEISTSVQAKLLRAIQERSIRPVGSTRFYKVDVRIIAATNKILLNEVANAAFRQDLYYRLSTVTLTAPPLRKRENDIFLLTEYFLEQCSASLGRRVQISDEVHELFARYEWPGNIRELDNVLRGAAVFSDGGVIEATDLPQAIRSSKPLVEPATEPVTLEAMEKEAIRKALALSKNNRKEARKILAISEATLYRKIKKYNL, from the coding sequence ATGATTGCTGAAGCAAAAGAAGCCTTTACCATACTCGTCGTCGACGACGAGATATCTATACTCAACTCTCTCAAGCGTCTTTTTCGCAAAACCGGCTACCGCATCCTGTTGGCCGAAGACGGCCGGAAGGGGTTGGAACTGCTCGAGTCGACGCAGGTGGACCTAATGCTGCTCGATCTGAAGATGCCGGGCATGGACGGCTTCGAGGTGTTGGAGCGGGCGTTAGAGTGTAGGCCCGCCCTGAAGATCATCATCCAGACCGGCCATGGCGGCGTGCAGGAAGCGGTAAAGGCGGTGCAGAAGGGGGCGCTCGACTTTCTCGTCAAGGGGGAGGCACTGGACGTGCTCAACAACCGTATCCGCCAGGTGTACGAACACTGGCAACTCGAACAGGAGAACCTGGCGCTGCGCAGGAAAGACGCCGAACAGTTCGAGTTCGATCGTTTAATCGGTGAATCCCCCCCCATGGTGCAACTGAAAAAGCTGATCACCAGGGTGGCGCCAACTGATTCCACGGTGCTCATCCAAGGAGAAACCGGGACCGGCAAGGAACTGATAGCCCAAGCCCTGCATCACCACTCCGAACGCAGGGACAAGCCGTTTGTGGCCATCGACTGCGCCTCGATCAGCGAGTCGGTGCTGGAATCCGAACTGTTTGGACACGAACGCGGGGCCTTCACCGGTGCCGACGCCCCTTTTCAAGGGGTGATCCGGTCGGCGGACAAGGGAACCCTTTTCCTCGATGAAATCGGTGAGATATCGACCAGCGTGCAGGCCAAGCTGCTGCGCGCCATCCAGGAGCGGAGCATCCGACCGGTGGGCTCGACCAGGTTTTACAAGGTGGATGTGCGAATCATCGCCGCCACCAACAAAATTCTGCTCAACGAGGTGGCCAACGCCGCCTTTCGCCAGGATCTCTACTACCGCCTCAGCACGGTCACCCTGACCGCACCGCCACTACGCAAGCGCGAGAACGATATTTTCCTGCTGACGGAATATTTTCTCGAGCAGTGCTCGGCCAGCCTGGGCAGAAGGGTCCAAATCAGTGACGAAGTCCACGAATTGTTTGCCCGCTACGAGTGGCCGGGAAATATTCGTGAGTTGGACAACGTCCTGCGCGGCGCTGCGGTTTTCTCCGACGGTGGCGTGATCGAAGCGACTGACCTGCCGCAAGCGATCCGCAGCAGCAAACCCCTGGTCGAGCCGGCGACAGAACCGGTAACCTTGGAGGCGATGGAAAAGGAGGCTATCAGAAAGGCCCTTGCCCTGAGCAAGAACAACCGCAAGGAAGCCAGGAAGATACTGGCCATCTCGGAGGCGACCCTCTACCGAAAAATCAAGAAGTACAACCTCTGA
- a CDS encoding response regulator — protein MKQQTLLLVDDEPSFLHGMQRALRQEPYSVLVAENGPQALAVLDEQTVQVVVSDYRMPGMDGLVLMKQIKKSHPRVLLIMLTAYPDVEIILEAINEVGMFKFLLKPIRLALFKRAVAVAMKRVEARETDLLVPAANIREMLLSELERDYPGITTLPPRDEEGYFILDA, from the coding sequence ATGAAACAGCAGACCTTGTTGCTTGTCGACGATGAACCGTCCTTCCTGCATGGCATGCAGAGGGCCCTGCGCCAGGAACCCTACAGTGTCCTGGTGGCCGAGAACGGGCCGCAGGCTCTTGCCGTCCTCGACGAGCAGACCGTGCAGGTGGTCGTATCCGACTACCGCATGCCAGGCATGGACGGACTGGTGCTCATGAAGCAGATCAAGAAGTCACACCCGCGTGTCCTGCTGATCATGCTCACCGCTTACCCTGATGTGGAGATCATCCTCGAGGCGATCAACGAAGTGGGCATGTTCAAGTTCCTGCTCAAGCCGATCCGCCTTGCCCTGTTCAAACGGGCTGTGGCCGTGGCCATGAAGCGGGTCGAGGCCCGGGAGACCGACCTGTTGGTCCCTGCCGCCAACATCAGGGAAATGCTCCTGAGCGAACTGGAGCGGGACTATCCGGGCATCACTACCCTGCCGCCGCGCGATGAGGAAGGCTATTTCATCCTCGACGCCTGA